The Thermocrinis ruber genome has a window encoding:
- the ribD gene encoding bifunctional diaminohydroxyphosphoribosylaminopyrimidine deaminase/5-amino-6-(5-phosphoribosylamino)uracil reductase RibD, which yields MDDQHFMELALRLAQERKGLTHPNPTVGCVIVKEGKVIAQANHERAGLPHAEAKALSIAGESARGSTLYVTLEPCTHFGRTPPCVDAIIKAGVKRVVIATLDPNPLVSGKGVQRLKEAGIEVKVGVLEEEAKRLNEDFFTYITKGRPYITLKFAQSLDGSLATKDFHSKWISSEESRKYAHRLRAEASAVLVGINTVLRDNPSLTVRAFEWERNPTRIVLDPKLRIPMDCNLVKDKKAKTIVITAVEDKDKINALQEEGVEVLLAEYRDGLLNLREVLRELYFKEVMHLLVEGGARTLTSFIREDLYDRVCIFLAPIFIGEGVRLGDLGIKRVEDAIRLKRRELKFFDGDIYLEMVRE from the coding sequence ATGGATGATCAACACTTTATGGAGCTAGCCCTAAGGCTGGCTCAGGAGAGAAAGGGGCTTACCCACCCTAATCCTACTGTAGGTTGTGTAATAGTCAAAGAGGGAAAGGTTATAGCCCAGGCGAACCACGAAAGGGCAGGACTGCCACACGCGGAGGCAAAGGCACTCTCTATTGCCGGTGAATCTGCCAGGGGCTCTACCCTTTACGTTACCCTTGAGCCCTGCACCCACTTTGGAAGAACTCCTCCCTGCGTGGATGCCATAATAAAAGCGGGCGTAAAGAGGGTAGTCATTGCCACCTTGGACCCAAACCCTTTGGTTTCCGGAAAGGGGGTTCAAAGGCTAAAGGAAGCGGGCATAGAGGTAAAGGTGGGAGTTTTGGAAGAAGAGGCAAAGAGGCTAAACGAAGATTTTTTTACATACATAACCAAGGGAAGACCATACATAACCCTTAAGTTTGCCCAGAGCCTTGATGGTTCTCTGGCAACAAAGGATTTCCATAGCAAATGGATCAGTTCTGAAGAAAGTAGGAAATATGCTCACAGGCTAAGGGCTGAGGCATCGGCGGTGTTGGTGGGAATAAACACCGTCCTCAGAGACAACCCAAGTCTGACGGTTCGGGCTTTTGAGTGGGAAAGAAATCCCACAAGGATAGTTTTGGACCCAAAGCTAAGAATACCGATGGATTGCAACCTTGTAAAGGACAAAAAGGCTAAAACCATCGTTATAACGGCGGTGGAGGACAAAGACAAGATAAACGCCCTGCAGGAGGAGGGCGTGGAGGTTCTCTTGGCTGAATACAGGGATGGACTTTTGAACCTTCGGGAAGTTCTCCGAGAGCTGTACTTTAAAGAGGTTATGCATCTTTTGGTGGAAGGTGGAGCCCGCACGCTTACCAGCTTTATCCGGGAGGATCTTTACGATAGGGTCTGCATCTTCTTGGCGCCCATTTTTATCGGGGAGGGAGTAAGGCTTGGAGACTTGGGAATAAAAAGGGTGGAGGATGCTATAAGGTTAAAAAGAAGGGAGCTTAAGTTCTTTGATGGGGACATCTATCTGGAGATGGTTAGAGAATGA
- the fmt gene encoding methionyl-tRNA formyltransferase, with protein sequence MRVVFMGTPSFALPSLEELLKHFEVVGVITQQDKPAGRGQKLTPPPVKEYALRKGLRCFQPESKGEIYAIVKELKPQCVVVVAYGRILPKEVLELPNFGCINLHASLLPKYRGASPIQRSLLAGDLLTGNSVMLMDEGMDTGPVLLRQVIKIQEEDNYQTLSEKLAKEGAKLLIQALKGWFRGEIKPKPQKGPATYAPPVSKEELRICWKASAQSVINRIRAFYPNAYCFNIKGERLKILKAKKVEGLEGEEGQILDNKRLVVACGEGAVEILELVNQKGKRVSGEEFLKGYREDFLL encoded by the coding sequence ATGAGAGTTGTCTTTATGGGCACTCCTTCCTTTGCACTTCCATCCTTGGAGGAACTTTTAAAACACTTTGAAGTGGTGGGCGTGATCACTCAGCAAGACAAGCCTGCGGGTAGGGGGCAAAAGCTCACACCTCCACCGGTAAAGGAATATGCCCTCAGGAAGGGACTAAGGTGCTTCCAGCCAGAAAGTAAGGGAGAGATATATGCCATAGTGAAGGAGCTAAAGCCTCAGTGCGTGGTGGTGGTAGCCTACGGAAGAATACTACCCAAAGAGGTCCTTGAGCTTCCAAACTTTGGCTGTATAAACCTGCATGCGTCCTTGCTTCCCAAATATAGGGGGGCGTCTCCTATACAGAGGAGCCTTTTGGCGGGAGACCTTTTAACGGGCAACTCAGTAATGCTCATGGATGAAGGCATGGACACGGGTCCTGTGCTCCTCCGACAGGTGATAAAGATACAAGAGGAGGATAACTATCAGACCCTGTCTGAAAAGCTCGCCAAAGAGGGAGCAAAACTTCTAATTCAAGCACTAAAAGGTTGGTTCAGAGGAGAGATCAAGCCAAAGCCTCAAAAGGGTCCGGCTACTTACGCACCACCCGTCAGCAAGGAAGAACTCAGGATATGCTGGAAGGCATCCGCACAGAGTGTGATAAACCGCATAAGGGCGTTCTATCCCAACGCTTACTGCTTTAATATCAAAGGAGAGAGGCTAAAGATTTTGAAAGCTAAGAAGGTGGAAGGATTGGAAGGGGAGGAAGGGCAGATATTGGATAACAAAAGGCTTGTGGTAGCTTGCGGAGAAGGTGCGGTGGAAATTTTGGAGCTTGTAAATCAAAAGGGTAAAAGGGTCTCCGGGGAAGAGTTTTTGAAAGGCTACAGAGAGGATTTTCTTTTATAA